The following proteins come from a genomic window of Myxococcota bacterium:
- a CDS encoding chemotaxis response regulator protein-glutamate methylesterase produces MRARPTIRALVIDDSAYSRQTITRMLAASPLVEVVATARDGEDALRKTLELRPDVVTLDLEMPRMDGFTYLRLVMAQCPTPVIVVSGRGGDADVFKALDLGATDFIEKPTPHATPELESIRDELIRKVHATRELRIEKVRERIASPAPAAPRRARGTAPGAPPVVVVGSSTGGPSALMQILGAFAEAPPCAIAIAQHMPAGFTRGFAERLDRLTPFRAREAEGGARLEPGCVFVAPGGRHLEFESVGGRVVTALRPDLPRDKYAPSADRLFASAAKHFGADVLAVVLTGMGDDGRAGALAVKAAGGTVIAESEATAVIFGMPRQAIEAGAVDRVLPLHEMPAAILSGVRSVERAQTRKESV; encoded by the coding sequence ATGAGGGCCCGGCCGACGATCCGCGCGCTCGTGATCGACGACTCGGCGTACAGCCGGCAGACGATCACGCGCATGCTCGCGGCCTCGCCGCTCGTCGAGGTCGTCGCGACCGCTCGCGACGGCGAGGACGCGCTGCGCAAGACGCTCGAGCTGCGCCCCGACGTCGTGACGCTCGATCTCGAGATGCCGCGCATGGACGGCTTCACGTACCTGCGGCTCGTCATGGCGCAGTGCCCGACGCCGGTGATCGTCGTGAGCGGTCGCGGCGGCGACGCCGACGTCTTCAAGGCGCTCGACCTCGGCGCGACGGACTTCATCGAGAAGCCGACGCCGCACGCGACGCCCGAGCTCGAATCGATCCGCGACGAGCTGATCCGCAAGGTGCACGCGACGCGCGAGCTGCGCATCGAGAAGGTGCGCGAGCGCATCGCGAGCCCGGCGCCGGCCGCGCCGCGCCGCGCGCGCGGCACGGCTCCGGGTGCGCCGCCCGTCGTGGTCGTCGGCTCGTCGACGGGCGGCCCGTCGGCGCTGATGCAGATCCTCGGCGCGTTCGCGGAGGCGCCGCCGTGCGCGATCGCGATCGCGCAGCACATGCCCGCCGGGTTCACGCGCGGCTTCGCCGAGCGTCTCGACCGCCTGACTCCGTTCCGCGCGCGCGAGGCGGAGGGCGGCGCGCGGCTCGAGCCGGGCTGCGTGTTCGTCGCGCCGGGCGGCCGGCACCTCGAGTTCGAGTCGGTGGGCGGACGCGTCGTGACGGCGCTGCGGCCCGACCTGCCGCGCGACAAGTACGCGCCCTCGGCCGACCGCCTGTTCGCGTCGGCGGCGAAGCACTTCGGCGCCGACGTGCTCGCCGTCGTGCTCACGGGCATGGGCGACGACGGGCGCGCCGGCGCGCTCGCGGTGAAGGCCGCGGGCGGCACGGTGATCGCCGAGTCCGAGGCGACCGCCGTCATCTTCGGGATGCCGCGCCAGGCGATCGAGGCCGGCGCGGTCGATCGCGTGCTGCCGCTGCACGAGATGCCGGCGGCGATCCTCTCCGGCGTCCGGTCCGTCGAGCGGGCGCAGACCAGGAAGGAATCCGTATGA
- a CDS encoding chemotaxis protein CheW, with the protein MATDRRLAIDEARVDLACFEVDGQVYALDVAQVREVVRCQEVTPLPKAPALIEGVIDLRGTIVPVLDLGRALGRAPVPGDDPRARIAIIAADGLVLGLRVAAAIDVLPVAASALEDPPELATQSGYDAVSAVVRRSGAGGAPVLVLSLDHILECVHRSSVAGAADVAATASGGRA; encoded by the coding sequence ATGGCGACTGACCGGCGACTCGCGATCGACGAGGCGCGCGTCGACCTCGCGTGCTTCGAGGTCGACGGGCAGGTCTACGCGCTCGACGTCGCGCAGGTGCGCGAGGTCGTGCGATGCCAGGAGGTGACGCCGCTGCCGAAGGCGCCGGCGCTCATCGAGGGCGTCATCGACCTGCGCGGCACGATCGTCCCCGTGCTCGACCTCGGCCGCGCCCTCGGCCGCGCGCCCGTTCCCGGCGACGACCCGCGCGCGCGCATCGCGATCATCGCGGCGGACGGCCTCGTGCTCGGCCTGCGCGTCGCGGCGGCGATCGACGTGCTGCCCGTCGCGGCGAGCGCGCTCGAAGACCCGCCCGAGCTCGCGACGCAGTCGGGCTACGACGCGGTGAGCGCCGTCGTGCGACGCAGCGGGGCGGGCGGCGCGCCCGTGCTCGTGCTCTCCCTCGACCACATCCTCGAGTGCGTGCACCGCTCGAGCGTCGCCGGCGCCGCGGACGTCGCCGCGACGGCATCCGGAGGCCGCGCATGA
- a CDS encoding protein-glutamate O-methyltransferase CheR: MAETAATTMTDAQFRLLCDVVRAHAGLHFDEGTRYLVEKRVARRMQAVGATSLSAYLWSLRSPGPGSEELVALVDELTTNETYFFREIRQLRALVDEIVPERLVAGGARRGRGPVQIWSAGCASGEEPYSIVMLALEAGLVPGRDLHVYASDIAPSVLTKARRGHYRPASFRETPDPLRDKYFVEKDGLFRIRDEVRACVDFIHLNLLDPSKIALLGAMDVILCRNVIIYFDAATKKRVIDTFYERLVPGGYLLLGHSESLITVSTAFELCHLRSDLVYRRPIPGEERDDPWHRIAAHAAAAVDGGPEGGR, translated from the coding sequence ATGGCGGAGACGGCGGCCACGACGATGACCGACGCGCAGTTCCGACTGCTGTGCGACGTCGTCCGCGCGCACGCCGGCCTCCACTTCGACGAGGGCACGCGGTACCTGGTCGAGAAGCGCGTCGCGCGACGCATGCAGGCGGTGGGCGCGACGAGCCTCTCCGCCTATCTGTGGTCGTTGCGCAGCCCGGGCCCCGGGAGCGAGGAGCTCGTCGCGCTCGTCGACGAGCTCACGACCAACGAGACGTACTTCTTTCGCGAGATCCGCCAGCTGCGCGCGCTCGTCGACGAGATCGTGCCCGAGCGGCTCGTCGCCGGCGGCGCGCGGCGCGGCCGCGGGCCGGTGCAGATCTGGTCGGCGGGGTGCGCGAGCGGCGAGGAGCCGTACTCGATCGTGATGCTCGCGCTCGAGGCCGGGCTCGTGCCCGGGCGCGACCTGCACGTCTATGCCTCCGACATCGCGCCTTCGGTGCTGACGAAGGCGCGCCGCGGCCACTACCGGCCGGCGTCGTTCCGGGAGACGCCCGACCCGCTGCGCGACAAGTACTTCGTCGAGAAGGACGGGCTGTTCCGCATCCGCGACGAGGTGCGCGCGTGCGTCGACTTCATCCACCTGAACCTGCTCGACCCGTCGAAGATCGCGCTGCTCGGCGCGATGGACGTGATCCTCTGCCGCAACGTGATCATCTACTTCGACGCGGCCACGAAGAAGCGCGTGATCGACACGTTCTACGAGCGCCTCGTGCCCGGCGGCTACCTGCTGCTCGGGCACTCCGAGTCGCTGATCACGGTCTCGACGGCGTTCGAGCTGTGCCACCTGCGCAGCGACCTCGTCTATCGCCGGCCGATCCCGGGCGAGGAGCGCGACGATCCGTGGCATCGCATCGCCGCGCACGCCGCGGCCGCCGTCGACGGCGGGCCGGAGGGCGGGCGATGA
- a CDS encoding HEAT repeat domain-containing protein, translated as MSRAHADRACGSIDYDLASGDEEVRRLGVERLSELPDDEALPRLVASMGDASWRVRKAAVARAATLRDGDAVVAALIAALADGENSGRRNAAVEALIECGPRAVPALVGALDSEDVDVRKQLVDVLAGIGDASAGPALRARLADADANVSAAAADALGVIGGDGVGAALAALASEPGADALVRISALRSLGRLGIAIDVDVAERLAGDALLRPAVFEALGASDDPRAADCLLKGLGSHGRTSRAAAVAGLVALLGREDGGALVALAARVREVARSEPSIVEAVAEGLPASDLAQRMTAIQFLAVAGGERAALAILEAARDEALEELAVRSLVDLGAEAEAAIEGAWSALDGALRRVACAVLGATPGDTGRRRLVQCVDDADTGTRLAAIGALGASGDVDSVPALLRALDAASEEDDDADDHAGAAVDALARISERRSGAAARIVDGIVTRLDGASEGFRCAAAELLGRLGREEDAAHVAHLARDPSADVRRAAVASLARIADGTWLESLRLALADESWTVRCAAAAALGAAEREGVLDDLERLALDEDARVRAAAVRAIGEHGARVASVRERARERIARAFGDDVPVAIAAGEALAAFGDAAAARLATALLDHPVPEAVLAGVACIREHGDANDAAELIALVGHPDWTVRADVVQTLGRRRVARAVPAILRRLEVERDAFVRETILDALRRLEG; from the coding sequence ATGAGTCGCGCGCACGCCGACCGCGCGTGCGGGAGCATCGACTACGACCTCGCGAGCGGGGACGAGGAGGTGCGACGCCTCGGCGTCGAGCGGCTCTCCGAGCTGCCCGACGACGAGGCGCTCCCCCGACTCGTGGCGAGCATGGGCGACGCGAGCTGGCGCGTGCGCAAGGCGGCCGTCGCCCGCGCGGCGACGCTGCGCGACGGCGACGCCGTCGTCGCGGCGCTGATCGCCGCGCTCGCCGACGGCGAGAACTCGGGACGCCGCAACGCGGCGGTCGAAGCGCTCATCGAGTGCGGTCCGCGCGCGGTTCCCGCCCTCGTCGGTGCGCTCGACTCCGAGGACGTCGACGTGCGCAAGCAGCTCGTCGACGTGCTCGCGGGTATCGGCGACGCCTCCGCAGGCCCCGCGCTGCGCGCGCGGCTCGCGGACGCCGACGCCAACGTGAGCGCCGCGGCGGCGGACGCACTCGGCGTGATCGGAGGCGACGGGGTCGGCGCGGCGCTCGCCGCGCTCGCCTCCGAGCCCGGCGCCGACGCACTCGTGCGCATCTCGGCGCTCCGTTCGCTCGGGCGCCTCGGGATCGCGATCGACGTCGACGTCGCCGAGCGGCTCGCGGGCGACGCGCTGCTGCGCCCCGCGGTCTTCGAGGCGCTCGGTGCGTCGGACGATCCGCGCGCGGCGGACTGCCTGCTCAAGGGTCTCGGCTCGCACGGTCGGACCTCGCGCGCGGCGGCCGTGGCGGGGCTCGTCGCGCTCCTCGGCCGCGAGGACGGCGGTGCGCTCGTCGCGCTCGCGGCCCGCGTCCGCGAGGTCGCGCGCAGCGAGCCGTCGATCGTCGAGGCGGTCGCCGAAGGGCTCCCGGCGAGCGACCTCGCGCAGCGCATGACGGCGATCCAGTTCCTCGCGGTCGCGGGAGGCGAGCGCGCGGCGCTCGCGATCCTCGAGGCGGCGCGCGACGAAGCGCTCGAGGAGCTCGCCGTGCGCTCGCTCGTCGACCTCGGCGCCGAGGCGGAGGCAGCGATCGAGGGTGCGTGGAGCGCGCTCGACGGCGCGCTGCGGCGCGTCGCGTGCGCCGTGCTCGGCGCGACCCCGGGAGACACGGGGCGGCGGCGGCTCGTGCAGTGCGTGGACGACGCGGACACGGGGACGCGGCTCGCCGCGATCGGCGCGCTCGGCGCGAGCGGCGACGTCGATTCCGTGCCCGCGCTGCTTCGCGCGCTCGACGCCGCGAGCGAGGAGGACGACGACGCCGACGACCACGCCGGCGCTGCGGTCGATGCGCTCGCGCGCATCTCCGAGCGCCGCAGCGGGGCGGCAGCGCGCATCGTCGACGGCATCGTCACGAGGCTCGACGGCGCCTCCGAGGGGTTCCGGTGCGCGGCGGCCGAGCTGCTCGGTCGCCTCGGTCGCGAGGAGGACGCCGCGCACGTCGCGCACCTCGCGCGCGACCCGAGCGCGGACGTCCGCAGGGCGGCGGTCGCGTCGCTCGCGCGGATCGCGGACGGCACCTGGCTCGAGTCGCTGCGCCTCGCGCTCGCGGACGAGTCGTGGACGGTGCGTTGCGCCGCGGCCGCTGCGCTCGGCGCCGCCGAACGCGAGGGCGTCCTCGACGACCTCGAGCGGCTCGCACTCGACGAGGACGCGCGCGTCCGCGCCGCGGCGGTGCGCGCCATCGGCGAGCACGGCGCGCGCGTGGCGAGCGTGCGCGAACGCGCGCGCGAGCGCATCGCGCGCGCATTCGGCGACGACGTCCCCGTCGCGATCGCGGCCGGCGAGGCGCTCGCCGCGTTCGGCGATGCCGCGGCTGCGCGCCTCGCGACCGCGTTGCTCGACCATCCCGTCCCCGAGGCCGTGCTCGCCGGCGTCGCGTGCATCCGCGAGCACGGCGACGCGAACGACGCGGCCGAGCTGATCGCCCTCGTCGGACACCCCGACTGGACGGTGCGCGCCGACGTCGTGCAGACGCTCGGGCGGCGCCGCGTCGCTCGCGCGGTGCCGGCCATCCTCCGGCGTCTCGAGGTCGAGCGCGACGCATTCGTGCGCGAGACGATCCTCGACGCGCTCCGCAGGCTCGAGGGCTAG
- a CDS encoding chemotaxis protein CheW, with amino-acid sequence MTRASDWQAVARDAFGARAGDDVVAQPPIELLAIELDGASYALPVERVREIVRPRCLTPVPRTPDWVLGVVALRGEVVQVVDLRQRLGLAPATVGRASRIVVVFGEDDGIAGVLVDAVRQVLRVDASALRPSASADARAVSEICANGDAFVSVVDLDRVLGDGD; translated from the coding sequence GTGACGCGAGCGTCCGACTGGCAGGCCGTCGCGCGCGACGCGTTCGGAGCGCGCGCGGGCGACGACGTCGTCGCGCAGCCGCCGATCGAGCTGCTCGCGATCGAGCTCGACGGCGCGTCCTACGCACTGCCCGTCGAACGCGTGCGCGAGATCGTGCGGCCGCGCTGCCTGACGCCCGTGCCGCGAACCCCCGACTGGGTGCTCGGCGTCGTCGCGCTGCGCGGCGAGGTGGTGCAGGTCGTCGACCTGCGGCAGCGGCTCGGGCTCGCGCCCGCGACCGTGGGCCGCGCGTCGCGCATCGTCGTCGTCTTCGGCGAGGACGACGGCATCGCCGGGGTCCTCGTCGACGCCGTGCGACAGGTGCTCCGCGTCGATGCGTCCGCGCTCCGTCCGAGTGCCTCGGCCGACGCGCGGGCCGTGTCCGAGATCTGCGCGAACGGCGACGCGTTCGTGTCCGTGGTCGATCTCGACCGGGTGCTCGGCGATGGCGACTGA
- a CDS encoding chemotaxis protein CheA gives MAARRRSTRASKAQREFVSEAEEVLEALRTDLAQLEDQRTSLGAGEVDPDLVNRIFRSAHSLKGISGMFGFDAMSELTHHLEDVLDGLRMGRVDVGSPALAVLDDAVALAAELLEHAGDDAHAEAAASAVAAMLRRIDDALAADAGAAAAPEPTLDLDPSIQRALTEYEEHRLEENVRKGRHVSLVDTTFEIATFEEGLSELSNAVREVGEVVSTLPSPGDAPESHIRFSLLVATRVDAEELARRLDAPQTTVRVVRAGQAPDDAPPASPPPAAEVAAALPEPIEATPASDDAAPTAHAGDAADVESLKSLSETVRVDIRKLDELMTLVGELVLQRSAVDVIAQRLAADPATRKAGAELGKVHKALARKLAELQAGVLDVRMVPLRQIFEKLSRVARRLKRDLAKEVRLEFKGADTELDKLIVEELVDPLVHLVRNAFDHAIEGEAERARIGKPLEGLVRIEASQRGNHVVIDVADDGRGIDPERVLSRAVALGIVDAETALSRKEVLGLVFEPGFSTRDEVSETSGRGVGMDVVRANLTALGGVVDVESELGVGTTIALTLPITLAIIQALLVGVGDQRFAIPLNAVLETLLVSPSDIQRSEGRELLNLRGEPLVLRRLCDEFDIASAGADDALYVVVLGLGDLRMGLVVDRLEGQQDTVIKPIQGPVRQVRGIAGATELGDEAAVLVLDVASFVEDAVRRREAA, from the coding sequence ATGGCCGCCCGCCGGAGGTCGACGCGAGCCTCGAAGGCCCAGCGCGAGTTCGTCTCCGAGGCCGAGGAGGTGCTCGAGGCGCTGCGCACGGACCTCGCGCAGCTCGAGGACCAGCGGACCTCGCTCGGCGCGGGCGAGGTCGACCCGGATCTCGTGAATCGCATCTTCCGCTCGGCCCACTCGCTCAAGGGCATCAGCGGCATGTTCGGCTTCGACGCGATGTCGGAGCTGACGCACCACCTCGAGGACGTGCTCGACGGCCTGCGCATGGGCCGCGTGGACGTGGGTTCTCCCGCGCTCGCCGTGCTCGACGACGCCGTCGCCCTCGCGGCCGAGCTGCTCGAGCACGCGGGCGACGACGCGCACGCCGAGGCCGCGGCGAGCGCCGTGGCCGCCATGCTGCGCCGCATCGACGACGCGCTCGCTGCCGACGCGGGTGCTGCCGCGGCGCCGGAGCCGACGCTCGACCTCGACCCGTCGATCCAGCGCGCCCTCACGGAGTACGAGGAGCACCGGCTCGAGGAGAACGTGCGCAAGGGGCGCCACGTCTCGCTCGTCGACACGACCTTCGAGATCGCCACGTTCGAGGAGGGGCTCTCGGAGCTCTCGAACGCCGTGCGCGAGGTCGGCGAGGTGGTGTCGACGTTGCCGTCGCCGGGCGACGCGCCGGAGTCCCACATCCGCTTCTCGCTGCTCGTCGCGACGCGCGTCGACGCGGAGGAGCTCGCGCGTCGCCTCGATGCGCCGCAGACGACCGTGCGCGTCGTGCGCGCCGGGCAGGCGCCCGACGACGCGCCGCCCGCGAGCCCGCCGCCCGCGGCGGAGGTCGCGGCCGCGCTCCCGGAGCCGATCGAGGCCACGCCCGCGTCCGACGACGCCGCGCCCACGGCGCACGCCGGCGACGCCGCCGACGTCGAGTCGCTCAAGTCGCTGAGCGAGACGGTGCGCGTCGACATCCGAAAGCTCGACGAGCTGATGACGCTCGTGGGCGAGCTCGTGCTGCAGCGCTCGGCCGTCGACGTGATCGCGCAGCGGCTCGCCGCGGATCCCGCGACGCGCAAGGCGGGCGCCGAGCTCGGGAAGGTGCACAAGGCGCTCGCGCGCAAGCTGGCCGAGCTGCAGGCCGGCGTGCTCGACGTCCGCATGGTCCCGCTGCGACAGATCTTCGAGAAGCTCTCGCGCGTCGCGCGGCGGCTGAAGCGCGACCTCGCGAAGGAGGTGCGTCTCGAGTTCAAGGGAGCGGACACGGAGCTGGACAAGCTCATCGTCGAGGAGCTCGTCGACCCGCTCGTCCACCTCGTGCGCAACGCGTTCGACCACGCGATCGAGGGCGAAGCGGAGCGCGCCCGCATCGGAAAGCCGCTCGAGGGGCTCGTGCGCATCGAGGCCTCGCAGCGCGGGAACCACGTCGTGATCGACGTGGCCGACGACGGTCGCGGCATCGACCCCGAGCGCGTGCTCTCGCGCGCCGTCGCGCTCGGCATCGTCGACGCGGAGACCGCGCTGTCGCGCAAGGAGGTGCTCGGGCTCGTGTTCGAGCCGGGCTTCTCGACGCGCGACGAGGTCAGCGAGACGAGTGGCCGCGGCGTCGGGATGGACGTCGTCCGCGCGAACCTGACGGCGCTCGGCGGCGTCGTCGACGTCGAGTCGGAGCTCGGGGTCGGCACGACGATCGCGCTCACGCTCCCGATCACGCTCGCGATCATCCAGGCGCTGCTCGTCGGCGTCGGCGACCAGCGCTTCGCGATCCCGCTCAACGCCGTGCTCGAGACGCTGCTCGTGTCGCCGTCCGACATCCAGCGCAGCGAAGGGCGCGAGCTCCTGAACCTGCGCGGAGAGCCGCTCGTCCTGCGCCGGCTGTGCGACGAGTTCGACATCGCGTCGGCGGGCGCCGACGACGCGCTCTACGTCGTGGTGCTCGGTCTCGGCGATCTCCGCATGGGGCTCGTCGTCGATCGGCTCGAAGGCCAGCAGGACACCGTCATCAAGCCGATCCAGGGTCCGGTGCGCCAGGTGCGCGGCATCGCGGGCGCGACCGAGCTCGGCGACGAGGCGGCGGTGCTCGTGCTCGACGTCGCGAGCTTCGTCGAGGACGCCGTGCGGCGGAGGGAGGCGGCGTGA
- a CDS encoding zinc-ribbon domain-containing protein, giving the protein MIAACPRCSARYRVDPARVGPQGARLRCAKCEAVFRVRAPELATPATPGVVETTRPDPPTPTPAPAPAPARADRAPSRAEVPPSADERGVERDRLVLIADADVDEGKRTAAAVAALGLQPILVHDGVEAMLTIQRMLPRAVVLDAALPKMFGFQVCEVVKRNDALRDTHVVLIGAIHHRDRYRRPPSELYGADVYLERPDVPDGLEDVLRRFGLAVRAPDAPSPVAAPAPRAVREPAPAPAPAPRPKPARSAPEPVARPAAAAASVSDELAAERAKAERLARIIVSDIVLYNAEKFDEAVRGGGDVVAAMESVLADGRDLFRQRIDERVRNERDYLDDELQRVARERSGR; this is encoded by the coding sequence ATGATTGCGGCATGTCCCCGATGTTCGGCGCGTTACCGCGTGGACCCGGCGCGAGTCGGCCCGCAGGGCGCGCGCCTGCGGTGCGCGAAGTGCGAGGCGGTCTTCCGCGTGCGCGCGCCGGAGCTCGCGACGCCGGCGACGCCCGGCGTCGTCGAGACGACGCGCCCCGACCCGCCGACGCCCACTCCGGCTCCCGCGCCCGCGCCGGCGCGCGCGGACCGCGCCCCTTCGCGGGCCGAGGTGCCGCCGAGCGCCGACGAGCGCGGCGTCGAGCGCGATCGGCTCGTGCTGATCGCCGACGCCGACGTCGACGAGGGCAAGCGCACCGCCGCCGCCGTCGCGGCGCTCGGACTGCAGCCGATCCTCGTGCACGACGGCGTCGAGGCGATGCTCACCATCCAGCGCATGCTGCCGCGCGCGGTCGTCCTCGATGCCGCGCTGCCCAAGATGTTCGGGTTCCAGGTGTGCGAGGTCGTGAAGCGCAACGACGCGCTGCGCGACACGCACGTCGTGCTGATCGGCGCGATCCACCACCGCGACCGCTATCGCCGACCGCCGAGCGAGCTCTACGGCGCCGACGTCTATCTCGAGCGCCCCGACGTTCCCGACGGCCTCGAGGACGTGCTGCGCCGCTTCGGGCTCGCCGTGCGCGCGCCCGACGCGCCGTCGCCCGTCGCCGCTCCCGCGCCGCGCGCCGTTCGGGAGCCCGCACCGGCGCCCGCTCCGGCCCCGCGGCCGAAGCCCGCGCGGAGCGCTCCGGAGCCGGTGGCGCGCCCCGCGGCGGCAGCGGCCTCGGTGTCCGACGAGCTCGCTGCCGAGCGCGCGAAGGCCGAGCGTCTCGCGCGCATCATCGTCTCGGACATCGTCCTCTACAACGCCGAGAAGTTCGACGAGGCCGTGCGCGGCGGTGGCGACGTCGTCGCCGCGATGGAGAGCGTGCTCGCCGACGGGCGCGACCTCTTCCGGCAGCGCATCGACGAGCGCGTGCGCAACGAGCGCGACTACCTCGACGACGAGCTGCAGCGCGTCGCGCGCGAGCGGAGCGGGCGATGA
- a CDS encoding methyl-accepting chemotaxis protein, translated as MRAAIRSENDFRRAVLAIDLGVGMGALAVMVFYLAMLLDLGAGEWRDFAAALAVISVLAGAGLEPVRRRLHAPIRTYLRTPPDARERALVESAFAAIMRLPQTMLRLTLVSWAACGAATCVAMVVLGHPSWLFGQRFWGIVVSATAGGLISMGFVYFLTKRAFEPLCAEIARGVPDPERRRELVRPVRIARKLQFVVAGSGVASLVFAMGVAYEGAVRALVDEALSDRARAIEALVPNAGAGDLDAAIARTWPVAGTAPEATRFELLAPSALATSFGLDAGAFDERASGTALSDDGERLVAWSRLADGRLLVASAEASTARRALVGLRPLLAVVLVTAVALSLGITWMLAEDVRRTVDVLAADADRLASGDLASATCVESEDELGDLARAFARMGASLRATVARVAEAADRVESAASEISRTGASVAEANAEQVRRISEAGQLMERIRDEVGGVATSAQQLGYSVEESSSSILELGAAGHELSETAGALSQRVDEVSSSIEQMVRSVKQVGATAEGLSQAASETSSSMEEMASAMRAVDTTAAKTGDLAADVVQSSESGVEKVRQTIEGMHAIRDATDAAENVIRALGRRTDEIGAILDVIDDVGAETTLLALNAAIIAAQAGENGRAFSVVADEIKELADRVLVSTKEIADVVRAVQLEASNAVGAVEAGSASVALGVDVAAEAGVSLEQIARAARESGQHIARIVAAVREQTAAAAHVAALMDRVNGGVEEIRSAGEDQDRGNEVVFRSAVTMREIALQVRRTTEEQSRGFARIRETTEGVRGAVESINASLRQQSEACTQIASFLEQVEDRTRENDRSVQHMGEAMNGLAREAEALRAEVARFRI; from the coding sequence ATGAGGGCCGCGATCCGCAGCGAGAACGACTTCCGGCGCGCGGTCCTCGCGATCGACCTCGGCGTCGGCATGGGCGCGCTCGCCGTCATGGTGTTCTACCTGGCGATGCTGCTCGACCTCGGCGCGGGCGAGTGGCGCGACTTCGCCGCCGCGCTCGCCGTGATCAGCGTGCTCGCCGGCGCCGGGCTCGAGCCCGTGCGGAGGCGGCTCCACGCTCCGATCCGCACCTACCTGCGCACGCCGCCCGACGCGCGCGAACGCGCGCTCGTCGAGTCGGCGTTCGCCGCGATCATGCGGCTGCCGCAGACGATGCTGCGGCTCACGCTCGTGAGCTGGGCCGCCTGCGGCGCCGCGACGTGCGTCGCGATGGTGGTGCTCGGCCATCCGTCGTGGCTCTTCGGCCAGCGGTTCTGGGGCATCGTCGTGTCCGCGACGGCCGGCGGCCTGATCTCGATGGGCTTCGTCTACTTCCTCACGAAGCGGGCCTTCGAGCCGCTGTGCGCGGAGATCGCGCGCGGTGTGCCCGACCCGGAGCGCCGGCGCGAGCTGGTGCGTCCCGTGCGGATCGCGCGCAAGCTGCAGTTCGTGGTGGCCGGCTCGGGCGTTGCCTCGCTCGTGTTCGCGATGGGCGTCGCGTACGAAGGCGCGGTGCGCGCCCTCGTCGACGAGGCGCTCTCCGACCGCGCGCGCGCGATCGAGGCCCTCGTACCGAATGCGGGGGCGGGCGACCTCGACGCGGCGATCGCGCGCACCTGGCCGGTCGCCGGAACCGCGCCGGAGGCGACGCGCTTCGAGCTCCTCGCGCCGAGCGCGCTCGCGACCTCGTTCGGCCTCGACGCGGGCGCGTTCGACGAGCGCGCGAGCGGCACCGCCCTGTCCGACGACGGCGAGCGCCTCGTGGCGTGGTCGCGTCTGGCCGACGGCCGCCTGCTCGTGGCCTCCGCCGAGGCGAGCACCGCACGGCGCGCGCTGGTCGGCCTGCGTCCGCTGCTCGCGGTCGTGCTCGTCACGGCGGTCGCGCTGTCGCTCGGAATCACGTGGATGCTCGCCGAGGACGTGCGCCGCACGGTCGACGTGCTCGCCGCCGACGCCGATCGGCTCGCCTCGGGCGATCTCGCGTCGGCGACGTGCGTCGAGTCGGAGGACGAGCTCGGCGACCTCGCGCGCGCGTTCGCGCGCATGGGCGCCTCGTTGCGAGCGACCGTCGCGCGCGTCGCGGAAGCGGCCGATCGCGTCGAGTCCGCGGCGTCGGAGATCTCGCGCACGGGCGCGAGCGTGGCGGAAGCCAATGCCGAGCAGGTGCGCCGCATCTCCGAGGCCGGCCAGCTCATGGAACGCATCCGCGACGAGGTCGGCGGCGTCGCGACCTCGGCGCAGCAGCTCGGCTACTCGGTCGAGGAGTCGAGCAGCTCGATCCTCGAGCTCGGCGCGGCCGGCCACGAGCTCTCCGAGACGGCGGGCGCGCTCTCGCAGCGCGTCGACGAGGTCTCGAGCTCGATCGAGCAGATGGTGCGCAGCGTGAAGCAGGTGGGTGCGACGGCGGAGGGGCTGTCGCAGGCCGCGAGCGAGACCTCCTCGAGCATGGAGGAGATGGCGAGCGCGATGCGCGCGGTGGACACGACCGCCGCGAAGACGGGCGATCTCGCGGCCGACGTCGTGCAGAGCTCGGAGAGCGGCGTCGAGAAGGTCCGGCAGACGATCGAGGGCATGCACGCGATCCGGGACGCGACCGACGCCGCGGAGAACGTGATCCGCGCGCTCGGCCGCCGCACCGACGAGATCGGCGCGATCCTCGACGTGATCGACGACGTCGGCGCGGAGACGACGCTGCTCGCGCTCAACGCCGCGATCATCGCGGCGCAGGCGGGCGAGAACGGGCGTGCGTTCTCCGTGGTCGCGGACGAGATCAAGGAGCTCGCCGACCGCGTGCTCGTCTCGACGAAGGAGATCGCGGACGTCGTCCGCGCCGTCCAGCTCGAGGCGTCGAACGCGGTGGGCGCGGTGGAAGCGGGGTCGGCCAGCGTCGCGCTCGGCGTCGACGTGGCCGCGGAAGCGGGCGTCTCGCTCGAGCAGATCGCGCGCGCGGCGCGGGAGAGCGGACAGCACATCGCGCGCATCGTCGCCGCCGTGCGAGAGCAGACGGCCGCCGCGGCCCACGTCGCCGCGCTGATGGATCGCGTGAACGGCGGGGTCGAGGAGATCCGCTCCGCGGGCGAGGACCAGGATCGCGGCAACGAGGTCGTCTTCCGCTCGGCGGTGACGATGCGCGAGATCGCACTCCAGGTGCGGCGCACCACCGAAGAGCAGAGCCGCGGCTTCGCGCGCATCCGCGAGACGACGGAGGGTGTGCGCGGGGCGGTCGAGTCGATCAACGCGTCGCTGCGCCAGCAGTCCGAGGCGTGCACGCAGATCGCGAGCTTCCTGGAGCAGGTCGAGGATCGCACGCGCGAGAACGACCGCTCCGTGCAGCACATGGGCGAGGCGATGAACGGACTCGCGCGCGAGGCGGAAGCGCTTCGCGCCGAGGTCGCGCGGTTCCGGATCTGA